The following are from one region of the Alicyclobacillus fastidiosus genome:
- the murA gene encoding UDP-N-acetylglucosamine 1-carboxyvinyltransferase: protein MDLLRIQGGVPIRGETRVYGAKNAALPILAATVMAAGTSIIEDVPNLEDVRVMMQILEQLGARVRWYNASSVEVDASSIHSTNVPADLMQRMRSSIFLMGPLLARFGDVTLSKPGGCVIGQRPIDYHLHGMRQLGAKIDERHGYIRCSARRLVGTSITLDFPSVGATENLMMAAALADGVTVIENAAREPEVEDLGQFLMASGAVIEGAGSDTVVIHGCSHLHGTTYQIIPDRIVTGTLMLAAAATRGEVTVLGARLNHLGAIVQKLRDTGVRVDVDRDIITVKCDETPQAVDFRTAPFPGFPTDLQAPFMALLTTSSGTSVIHESVFEARFKHVDELKRMGADIAVDMRTAVVRGVPTLSGARVTASDLRGGAALLVAALMAEGTTEVDGVKHIDRGYQSIEEHLVMLGARIERVCV, encoded by the coding sequence GTGGATTTGTTACGCATACAGGGTGGTGTACCGATTCGTGGTGAGACGCGCGTTTATGGCGCGAAGAACGCCGCATTGCCGATTTTAGCCGCCACCGTCATGGCGGCGGGAACGAGTATCATCGAGGACGTCCCGAATCTTGAGGACGTTCGCGTGATGATGCAGATTCTCGAACAACTTGGCGCTCGCGTGCGCTGGTACAACGCGTCCAGTGTCGAAGTCGACGCTTCTTCCATCCACAGCACAAACGTGCCGGCAGATCTGATGCAGCGTATGCGTTCGTCCATTTTCCTAATGGGCCCACTGTTAGCTCGATTTGGCGATGTGACCTTGTCGAAGCCAGGTGGATGTGTGATCGGTCAGCGCCCGATCGATTACCACTTGCACGGCATGCGACAGCTTGGGGCTAAAATCGACGAACGACACGGGTATATTCGCTGCTCTGCGCGGCGGCTCGTCGGCACGTCGATCACGCTCGACTTTCCGAGCGTGGGCGCGACGGAGAACCTGATGATGGCTGCCGCGCTGGCAGACGGGGTCACGGTCATCGAGAACGCGGCGCGGGAGCCGGAAGTGGAGGATTTGGGGCAGTTTCTGATGGCGAGCGGCGCCGTCATCGAAGGCGCGGGGAGCGACACCGTCGTCATTCACGGGTGTTCGCATCTCCATGGCACAACGTACCAAATTATCCCTGACCGGATCGTCACTGGTACGTTGATGTTAGCCGCTGCGGCGACACGGGGAGAGGTCACGGTGCTCGGGGCGCGCTTGAACCATCTCGGGGCGATTGTCCAAAAACTGCGCGACACTGGTGTCCGGGTTGACGTCGACCGTGATATAATTACGGTCAAATGTGACGAGACCCCTCAGGCAGTCGATTTTCGGACCGCCCCATTCCCGGGTTTTCCAACTGACCTACAGGCGCCATTTATGGCCCTTTTGACCACATCATCTGGCACGAGCGTCATTCACGAAAGTGTTTTTGAGGCTCGCTTCAAACATGTTGATGAGTTGAAACGCATGGGTGCCGACATCGCTGTCGACATGCGAACCGCTGTGGTGCGCGGTGTGCCCACCCTGTCCGGCGCTCGGGTGACAGCCAGCGATTTGCGCGGCGGTGCCGCGTTGCTGGTTGCAGCGTTGATGGCAGAGGGCACGACAGAAGTGGATGGAGTCAAACACATCGACCGGGGATATCAGTCGATTGAGGAGCACTTGGTCATGCTCGGTGCACGCATTGAGCGCGTTTGTGTGTGA
- a CDS encoding FtsQ-type POTRA domain-containing protein: MPQAALTPADRQRRKSRNRKVIIGFFAFIGVVVLLESPLTRIRSMTVSGNTTIPAERVILDSGLHKGQSLWQVNGGHVASHITSMEPMIQSVSLSTDWLQGTVHFTVRERQIVAVYETSGKFYQLLNNGVVYQEASPKDGLATPIVTSTAAHVTIGQAVSPAVSAICKQLTKISAGQLTDVSEFHVNGDGTVSLYLDNQFVVTCDTQGLAGSLNAMHSAVQYFVSKGYQPGNIDLSGSPPYLYTPFDNQGAGSKQKGAQ, encoded by the coding sequence ATGCCGCAAGCGGCCCTGACACCAGCGGACAGACAGCGGCGCAAATCCCGCAACCGAAAGGTTATCATCGGTTTTTTTGCGTTTATTGGCGTTGTCGTTTTGCTTGAGTCACCACTCACGCGTATCCGCTCGATGACCGTCTCTGGAAACACGACGATTCCTGCAGAGCGTGTCATTTTGGACAGCGGGCTGCACAAAGGTCAAAGCCTTTGGCAAGTAAATGGTGGACACGTCGCGAGCCACATCACTTCCATGGAGCCCATGATTCAATCGGTCAGCCTGTCGACAGATTGGTTGCAAGGTACCGTTCACTTCACGGTGCGCGAACGACAAATTGTCGCCGTGTACGAGACGTCCGGTAAATTCTACCAGTTGTTGAACAACGGCGTAGTGTACCAAGAAGCGTCTCCAAAGGATGGGCTGGCGACCCCGATCGTCACGTCGACAGCGGCGCACGTGACGATAGGACAGGCTGTCAGTCCAGCCGTGTCCGCCATCTGCAAGCAACTGACGAAGATCAGCGCCGGCCAGCTTACCGACGTGTCCGAGTTTCACGTCAACGGCGACGGGACGGTTTCCCTCTATCTCGACAACCAATTTGTCGTCACGTGCGATACACAGGGACTGGCCGGGAGCCTGAATGCGATGCATTCAGCCGTTCAGTACTTCGTTTCAAAAGGGTACCAACCTGGGAACATCGACTTGAGTGGATCGCCACCGTATCTTTATACACCTTTTGACAATCAGGGTGCCGGTTCGAAACAGAAGGGGGCACAGTGA
- a CDS encoding small basic family protein — protein sequence MWLPVLGLVVGVALGLVTNVTVPVAFSSYLSIAILAALDTVLGGIRASLEKSFDGAVFLTGFFTNTLVAALLAYIGNQLGVDLYLAAVVAFGVRLFNNIAAIRRGVFLLLRQRKLNRENAASRAQS from the coding sequence ATCTGGTTACCAGTTTTAGGCCTTGTGGTTGGCGTCGCCTTGGGGCTTGTCACCAACGTCACAGTGCCAGTGGCATTTTCGAGCTATCTGTCGATCGCCATCTTGGCCGCGCTCGACACAGTGCTTGGAGGAATCCGCGCCAGTTTGGAGAAGTCATTTGACGGAGCGGTATTTCTCACAGGTTTTTTCACGAACACACTGGTGGCAGCGCTGCTTGCGTACATTGGCAATCAACTCGGAGTCGATTTGTACCTCGCCGCGGTCGTCGCGTTTGGCGTACGCCTGTTCAATAACATTGCAGCGATTCGACGCGGCGTGTTTCTCCTCTTGAGACAGCGGAAACTGAATCGGGAGAATGCCGCTTCGCGCGCACAATCGTGA
- a CDS encoding DUF881 domain-containing protein: MQRKSLILGVSAISAALGFMLTVQITSRPSYSGNSTSYIDLRTQVDELAQEHQILENDISKANAQLDEYQVAKESGSSLQQVLLNDQKTVEQQAGITPVSGPGIVITIEYDPSVPAVPEDMALYPSMQDQMLAETVNTLFGNGATAISINDQRLVTTSSIRLVSGLAGIEGVNVNKVPITMPYEIMAVGNVQTMQAALTVESLKDYYNMMGVGFKVAAHTEKNGVQVAGYTGALPGQWAKEGNG, from the coding sequence ATGCAGCGTAAGAGTTTAATCCTCGGAGTCTCGGCCATTTCCGCGGCGCTTGGCTTCATGTTGACGGTTCAGATCACGTCTCGCCCGTCGTACAGCGGCAACAGCACGAGTTACATCGACCTGCGTACACAGGTGGACGAGCTCGCGCAGGAGCACCAGATCCTCGAGAACGACATCTCGAAGGCGAACGCTCAGCTCGACGAGTACCAGGTTGCCAAAGAGAGCGGATCGAGCTTGCAACAAGTGCTGTTGAACGACCAAAAGACGGTCGAACAGCAGGCGGGGATCACGCCGGTCAGTGGCCCGGGGATTGTCATTACCATCGAGTACGACCCATCTGTTCCAGCCGTTCCTGAGGACATGGCCCTGTATCCGAGCATGCAGGACCAAATGCTCGCAGAAACGGTCAATACGCTGTTTGGCAACGGCGCGACAGCGATCAGCATCAACGATCAACGCCTGGTGACGACGTCGTCGATTCGACTCGTATCAGGCCTCGCCGGAATTGAGGGCGTCAACGTCAACAAAGTGCCGATCACGATGCCGTACGAGATTATGGCAGTAGGTAACGTGCAGACGATGCAAGCCGCCTTGACCGTGGAGAGTCTGAAGGATTATTACAACATGATGGGTGTCGGCTTTAAGGTCGCGGCGCACACAGAGAAGAACGGCGTGCAAGTCGCAGGCTACACTGGCGCGCTACCCGGACAGTGGGCAAAGGAGGGTAACGGTTGA
- a CDS encoding DUF881 domain-containing protein, with amino-acid sequence MNTRTKLTLSLTAVSVVLGLMVSLGYRQTELSARLGSLTSGSLAVNKQLTSKLANLKAANQDAEQQLAAVTAQVNKYEQQSAGSSGTLKELQTKIQDERILAGTTPVHGPGVAVTLNDAGTTGIDVEQGITHDWNVRSVVNELFTAGAEAVTINGVRVVATSAVNCQGPTVTVNDRQLAAPFEVDGIGDPTTLKKALTLSGGILDALRQQGLQVSTPAIKTDIQMPAYTSPLQAGVAK; translated from the coding sequence TTGAACACGCGCACAAAGTTGACGCTTTCCCTGACGGCTGTCTCCGTTGTACTTGGACTCATGGTGTCCCTCGGCTATCGTCAAACTGAGCTGTCGGCCCGCTTGGGTTCGCTCACATCGGGTAGTCTAGCCGTCAATAAGCAACTGACGTCCAAGCTGGCGAATTTAAAGGCTGCCAACCAGGACGCGGAGCAGCAATTGGCCGCGGTCACCGCACAGGTCAACAAGTACGAGCAGCAATCGGCGGGATCGAGTGGGACGCTCAAAGAACTCCAGACCAAGATTCAAGACGAGCGCATTTTGGCAGGGACGACGCCGGTTCACGGTCCGGGCGTCGCAGTGACGTTAAATGACGCCGGGACGACCGGCATCGACGTGGAGCAAGGCATCACGCACGACTGGAACGTACGGAGTGTCGTGAATGAACTGTTCACCGCAGGCGCTGAGGCCGTGACCATCAACGGCGTGCGCGTCGTCGCCACGTCTGCCGTCAACTGCCAGGGGCCGACGGTCACCGTCAACGATCGCCAGTTAGCTGCCCCGTTTGAAGTGGATGGCATCGGCGATCCGACGACTTTGAAGAAGGCTCTGACGCTCTCGGGCGGCATCCTCGACGCACTTCGGCAACAGGGCCTACAGGTGTCCACGCCAGCGATCAAGACCGATATTCAAATGCCAGCCTACACCAGTCCATTGCAGGCCGGTGTGGCAAAGTGA